In one Cygnus olor isolate bCygOlo1 chromosome 27, bCygOlo1.pri.v2, whole genome shotgun sequence genomic region, the following are encoded:
- the OGDH gene encoding 2-oxoglutarate dehydrogenase, mitochondrial isoform X2, which translates to MFNLRTCAAKLRPLTASQTVKTISQHRLAAPRTFQRIRCYSAPVAAEPFLSGTSSNYVEEMYYAWLENPKSVHKSWDIFFRNANAGAAPGTAYQSPPPLSTSLSALSQAQFLVQAQPNVDKLVEDHLAVQSLIRAYQVRGHHIAKLDPLGISCVNFDDAPVTVSPNVDLAVFKERLRVLTVGGFYGLDESDLDKVFHLPTTTFIGGNESALPLREIIRRLEMAYCQHIGVEFMFINDLEQCQWIRQKFETPGIMQFTNEEKRTLLARLVRSTRFEEFLHRKWSSEKRFGLEGCEVLIPALKTIIDKSSEKGVDYVIMGMPHRGRLNVLANVIRKELEQIFCQFDSKLEAADEGSGDVKYHLGMYHRRINRVTDRNITLSLVANPSHLEAADPVVQGKTKAEQFYCGDTEGKKVMSILLHGDAAFAGQGIVYETFHLSDLPSYTTHGTVHVVVNNQIGFTTDPRMARSSPYPTDVARVVNAPIFHVNADDPEAVVYVCNVAAEWRSTFHKDVVVDLVCYRRNGHNEMDEPMFTQPLMYKQIRKQKPVLQKYAELLISQGVVNQPEYEEEIAKYDKICEEAHARSKDEKILHIKHWLDSPWPGFFTLDGQPRSMTCPSTGLNEEDLTHIGQVASSVPVEDFTIHGGLSRILKTRGEMVKNRTVDWALAEYMAFGSLLKEGIHIRLSGQDVERGTFSHRHHVLHDQNVDKRTCIPMNHLWPNQAPYTVCNSSLSEYGVLGFELGFAMASPNALVLWEAQFGDFHNTAQCIIDQFICPGQAKWVRQNGIVLLLPHGMEGMGPEHSSARPERFLQMCNDDPDVFPKLDDFDVRQLYDCNWIVVNCSTPANFFHVLRRQILLPFRKPLIIFTPKSLLRHPEARSSFDDMLPGTHFLRVIPDSGPAAQNPGNVKRVLFCTGKVYYDLTRERKARQMEADVAITRVEQLSPFPFDLLQKEAQKYPNAELVWCQEEHKNQGYYDYVKPRLRTTINRAKPVWYAGREPAAAPATGNKKTHLTELQRLLDTAFNLDAFKDLA; encoded by the exons TCATGGGACATCTTCTTCCGCAACGCCAATGCcggagctgctccaggcaccgCTTACCAAAGCCCCCCCCCACTGAGCACCAGCCTTTCTGCACTGTCGCAAGCACAGTTCCTGGTTCAAGCACAGCCCAACGTAGACAAACTGGTGGAAGACCACCTTGCAGTGCAATCTCTCATCAGGGCATACCAG GTCAGGGGCCATCACATTGCAAAGCTTGATCCTCTCGGCATTAGTTGTGTAAATTTTGATGATGCGCCAGTAACTGTTTCTCCAAACGTCG aCCTCGCAGTGTTcaaggagcggctgagagtGTTAACAGTAGGAG GCTTTTACGGGCTGGATGAATCTGACCTCGACAAGGTCTTCCACTTGCCCACAACCACTTTCATCGGAGGAAACGAGTCGGCTCTTCCGCTCCGGGAAATCATCCGCCGCCTGGAG ATGGCGTACTGCCAGCACATCGGCGTGGAGTTCATGTTCATCAACGACCTGGAGCAGTGCCAGTGGATTCGGCAGAAGTTCGAGACCCCGGGGATCATGCAGTTCACCAACGAAGAGAAGCGCACGCTGCTGGCCAGGCTGGTCCGCTCCACCAG GTTTGAGGAGTTCCTCCATCGGAAATGGTCCTCGGAGAAGCGTTTTGGTCTGGAGGGCTGTGAAGTGCTGATCCCAGCCTTAAAGACCATTATCGATAAGTCGAGTGAGAAGGGAGTGGATTATGTTATCATGGGGATGCCCCACAG AGGGCGTCTGAATGTTCTCGCCAATGTGAtcaggaaggagctggagcagatcTTCTGTCAGTTCGACTCCAAGCTGGAGGCTGCTGACGAG gGCTCCGGTGACGTGAAGTACCACCTGGGGATGTACCACCGGAGGATCAACCGCGTCACCGACAGGAACATCACCCTTTCCCTGGTGGCAAACCCCTCTCACTTGGAGGCAGCCGACCCCGTTGTTCAAGGCAAGACTAAAGCGGAGCAGTTTTACTGCGGGGACAcggaagggaagaag GTGATGTCCATCCTCCTGCACGGAGACGCGGCCTTCGCCGGGCAGGGAATCGTGTACGAGACGTTCCACCTGAGCGACCTGCCCTCCTACACCACGCACGGCACCGTGCACGTCGTGGTGAACAACCAG ATCGGGTTCACCACGGACCCCCGCATGGCCCGCTCCTCGCCGTACCCCACGGACGTGGCCCGCGTGGTGAACGCGCCCATCTTCCACGTCAACGCCGACGACCCGGAGGCCGTGGTGTACGTGTGTAACGTGGCAGCGGAGTGGCGGAGCACCTTCCATAAGGACGTGGTCGTGGATTTG GTGTGTTACAGGCGCAACGGGCACAATGAGATGGATGAGCCCATGTTCACACAGCCTCTGATGTACAAACAGATCCGGAAGCAGAAGCCGGTGCTGCAGAAATACGCGGAGCTGTTAATTTCACAGGGGGTGGTAAATCAGCCGGAGTACGAG GAGGAAATTGCCAAGTATGATAAGATATGCGAGGAGGCCCATGCAAGATCCAAGGATGAGAAGATATTGCACATCAAGCATTGGCTGGACTCACCCTGGCCTG GTTTCTTCACTCTGGACGGCCAGCCCCGCAGCATGACCTGCCCTTCCACCGGCCTGAACGAGGAGGACTTGACGCACATCGGCCAAGTGGCCAGCTCCGTGCCGGTGGAGGATTTCACTATCCACGGAG GTTTGAGCCGTATTCTGAAAACCCGCGGGGAGATGGTGAAGAACAGGACTGTGGACTGGGCCCTGGCAGAGTACATGGCGTTCGgctccctcctcaaagagggCATCCACATCCGCCTGAGCGGCCAGGACGTCGAGAGGGGGACGTTCAG ccATCGCCACCACGTCCTGCACGACCAGAACGTGGACAAGAGGACATGCATCCCCATGAACCACCTGTGGCCCAACCAGGCCCCCTACACCGTGTGCAACAGCTCCCTGTCCGAGTACGGCGTCCTCG GCTTCGAGCTGGGCTTTGCCATGGCCAGCCCCAACGCCCTGGTGCTTTGGGAGGCCCAGTTCGGGGACTTCCACAACACCGCCCAGTGCATAATCGACCAGTTCATCTGTCCTGGGCAGGCCAAGTGGGTGAGGCAGAACGGCATCGTCCTGCTGCTTCCCCATGGCATGGAGGGCATG GGTCCTGAGCACTCGTCCGCCCGCCCAGAGCGATTCTTGCAGATGTGCAACGACGATCCCGACGTCTTCCCT AAACTGGACGACTTTGACGTGCGCCAGCTGTACGACTGCAACTGGATCGTCGTGAACTGCTCCACTCCAGCCAACTTCTTCCACGTCCTCCGGCGCCAGATCCTCCTGCCCTTCCGCAAGCCG ctgaTAATCTTCACTCCAAAGTCGCTGCTGCGCCACCCCGAAGCTCGCTCCAGCTTCGATGACATGCTGCCAG GCACCCATTTCCTCCGCGTCATCCCCGACAGCGGCCCCGCAGCCCAGAACCCCGGGAACGTCAAGCGGGTGCTGTTCTGCACCGGCAAGGTGTACTACGACCTGACGCGGGAGCGCAAGGCCCGGCAGATGGAGGCCGACGTGGCCATCACCAGGGTGGAGCAG CTGTCCCCGTTCCCCTTCGACCTCCTGCAGAAGGAGGCGCAGAAGTACCCCAACGCCGAGCTGgtgtggtgccaggaggagcACAAGAACCAGGGCTACTACGACTACGTCAAGCCCCGGCTGCGCACCACCATCAACCGCGCCAAGCCCGTGTG GTACGCGGGGAGGGAGCCGGCCGCTGCCCCCGCCACGGGCAACAAGAAGACGCACCTGACGGAGCTGCAGCGCCTGCTGGACACAGCCTTCAACCTGGACGCCTTCAAGGACCTGGCCTGA